A region of Macrobrachium nipponense isolate FS-2020 chromosome 7, ASM1510439v2, whole genome shotgun sequence DNA encodes the following proteins:
- the LOC135217274 gene encoding GATA zinc finger domain-containing protein 15-like → MPTSDVSVGSPDQPETQGPSVSPSGQQMSKQTLLALSAIPKPRLTDNESWITKKKPEARRDYSKHWLHQEAEQRRLEQQDRINRYKTAVSQPQLPASQPTPPHCASPQHPSPSQTTFHPSQTTFIPQNTAPTYSSYPQSLKNPSLSQVNNGNNNNNNNNNSWRNQATTYQPPMPAPTPTSDKALPDSIIHNLTQRVNNKNNKNTYNNNNNNNGRLGNSYGNNYRDENYHDYMNADALSSPSSHAPLYQSGTGPGQPSPPSTQPDPPNAQDQRLLSVSGKKKCSHCSEELGRGAAMIIESLRLFYHIPCFKCCVCGIQLGNGSAGADVRVRNHKLHCHNCYSNDEGMKFSKV, encoded by the exons ATGCCCACAAGCGATGTCAGTGTTGGTTCACCTGATCAGCCCGAAACACAGGGTCCCTCTGTATCGCCATCAGGACAGCAGATGTCCAAACAAACACTGCTTGCCCTCTCAGCCATACCAAAACCTCGACTCACTGATAATGAAAGTTGGATCACCAAGAAAAAACCAGAGGCACGTAGAGATTACAGCAAGCATTGGCTACATCAG GAGGCAGAGCAAAGAAGGTTAGAGCAGCAAGACCGCATTAACCGCTACAAAACTGCCGTATCTCAGCCACAGTTGCCAGCGTCACAACCTACACCTCCTCATTGTGCTTCTCCACAGCATCCATCTCCCTCACAAACTACTTTCCATCCATCTCAGACTACATTTATTCCTCAAAACACAGCGCCTACATATTCAAGTTACCCACAGTCGCTTAAAAATCCATCTCTAAGTCAAGTTAATAacggtaataataacaataacaacaataataatagctggAGAAATCAGGCAACCACATATCAACCTCCAATGCCTGCACCCACTCCAACCAGCGACAAGGCTCTGCCAGATTCCATCATTCATAACTTGACGCAGAGagtcaataacaaaaacaacaaaaatacctacaacaataacaacaataataatggaaG ACTGGGTAACTCGTACGGAAATAACTATCGCGACGAAAATTACCACGACTACATGAACGCCGACGCTTTGAGCTCACCCTCATCACATGCACCCTTGTACCAGTCTGGGACAGGACCTGGCCAGCCTTCCCCACCTTCCACACAACCAGATCCTCCCAATGCGCAAGATCAGAGACTTCTCAGCGTCTCAGGGAAGAAGAAGTGTTCCCACTGTTCAGAGGAACTTG GAAGAGGAGCTGCTATGATCATTGAAAGCCTGAGATTGTTTTATCACATACCTTGTTTCAAATGCTGTGTTTGTGGAATACAACTTGGCAATGGGTCAGCTGGTGCTGATGTGAGAGTCCGTAACCATAAATTGCACTGCCATAACTGCTACTCAAATGATGAAG GAATGAAGTTCAGCAAGGTATAA